A genomic stretch from Carassius auratus strain Wakin chromosome 35, ASM336829v1, whole genome shotgun sequence includes:
- the LOC113054641 gene encoding substance-P receptor isoform X2, translated as MDPLYNTSQNSSGHGTNGSLVNDTDVLSNQFVQPVWQIVLWAMAYCCIVLVSVVGNITVIWIILAHKRMRTVTNYFLVNLAFAEASMSAFNTVINFVYAVHNEWYFGLVYCRFHNFFPIAAVFASIYSMTAIALDRYMAIIHPLQQRLSSAETKLVVGVIWALALLLAFPQYYFSSTAQLPGRTVCYINWPEYSVWDFQKTYYVCVVVLIYFLPLLVMGCAYLVVGCTLWASEIPGDSSDRYREQLTAKRKVVKMMIVVVCTFAICWLPYHVYFLLHQFLPHLFEQRYIQQVYLGIMWLAMSSTMYNPIIYCLLNDRFRAGFQQAFSWCPCVPQGSYEGLELKSTRYLQTQASFYRASRMETTVSTVMPVVEGDLQENTNRRSIDLTSNGSSQSASKTVSESSSFYSSNYLA; from the exons ATGGATCCTCTATACAACACTTCGCAAAACTCGAGCGGCCACGGGACTAACGGTTCTTTGGTCAATGACACGGACGTGTTGTCGAACCAGTTCGTTCAGCCGGTGTGGCAGATAGTTCTGTGGGCCATGGCGTACTGCTGTATAGTTCTGGTGTCAGTTGTTGGAAATATCACTGTTATTTGGATCATTTTAGCGCATAAGCGCATGAGGACTGTGACCAACTATTTTCTTGTGAACCTTGCGTTCGCAGAAGCTTCTATGTCGGCTTTCAATACCGTTATTAACTTTGTGTATGCAGTGCATAACGAGTGGTACTTCGGACTTGTTTACTGCAGATTTCACAACTTCTTTCCAATAGCAGCTGTCTTCGCTAGTATTTATTCCATGACAGCAATAGCCCTGGACAG GTACATGGCTATCATCCACCCACTCCAGCAGCGCCTGTCGTCCGCTGAGACCAAGCTGGTGGTGGGGGTGATCTGGGCCCTGGCGCTGCTCCTGGCTTTCCCCCAGTACTATTTTTCCAGCACCGCTCAGCTACCAGGACGAACCGTGTGCTACATCAACTGGCCTGAGTACAGTGTGTGGGATTTCCAAAAGAC GTATTACGTCTGTGTGGTCGTGCTTATCTACTTTCTGCCTTTGCTCGTCATGGGTTGTGCTTACCTGGTGGTGGGATGCACTCTCTGGGCGAGTGAGATTCCCGGAGACTCTTCAGACCGCTACCGAGAGCAGCTAACCGCCAAACGGAAG GTGGTGAAGATGATGATTGTCGTTGTGTGCACCTTCGCCATCTGCTGGCTACCCTACCATGTCTACTTCCTGTTGCACCAGTTCCTTCCCCACTTGTTTGAGCAACGGTACATCCAGCAAGTGTACTTAGGAATTATGTGGCTTGCCATGAGCTCCACCATGTACAATCCCATCATCTACTGTCTTCTCAATGACAG GTTTCGAGCTGGATTCCAGCAGGCATTCTCCTGGTGTCCTTGTGTCCCTCAAGGCTCATACGAAGGTCTGGAGCTCAAGTCCACTCGCTATCTTCAGACGCAGGCCAGCTTTTACCGTGCCAGCCGAATGGAGACCACGGTATCCACAGTGATGCCGGTTGTTGAGGGGGACCTTCAGGAGAACACAAATCGACGCTCCATAGATCTCACGTCTAATG GTTCTTCACAAAGCGCTTCAAAGACTGTATCAGAGTCATCCAGCTTCTATTCTAGCAACTATTTAGCTTAG
- the LOC113054641 gene encoding substance-P receptor isoform X1 — MDPLYNTSQNSSGHGTNGSLVNDTDVLSNQFVQPVWQIVLWAMAYCCIVLVSVVGNITVIWIILAHKRMRTVTNYFLVNLAFAEASMSAFNTVINFVYAVHNEWYFGLVYCRFHNFFPIAAVFASIYSMTAIALDRYMAIIHPLQQRLSSAETKLVVGVIWALALLLAFPQYYFSSTAQLPGRTVCYINWPEYSVWDFQKTYYVCVVVLIYFLPLLVMGCAYLVVGCTLWASEIPGDSSDRYREQLTAKRKVVKMMIVVVCTFAICWLPYHVYFLLHQFLPHLFEQRYIQQVYLGIMWLAMSSTMYNPIIYCLLNDRFRAGFQQAFSWCPCVPQGSYEGLELKSTRYLQTQASFYRASRMETTVSTVMPVVEGDLQENTNRRSIDLTSNGSSQSASKTVSESSSFYSSNYLA; from the exons ATGGATCCTCTATACAACACTTCGCAAAACTCGAGCGGCCACGGGACTAACGGTTCTTTGGTCAATGACACGGACGTGTTGTCGAACCAGTTCGTTCAGCCGGTGTGGCAGATAGTTCTGTGGGCCATGGCGTACTGCTGTATAGTTCTGGTGTCAGTTGTTGGAAATATCACTGTTATTTGGATCATTTTAGCGCATAAGCGCATGAGGACTGTGACCAACTATTTTCTTGTGAACCTTGCGTTCGCAGAAGCTTCTATGTCGGCTTTCAATACCGTTATTAACTTTGTGTATGCAGTGCATAACGAGTGGTACTTCGGACTTGTTTACTGCAGATTTCACAACTTCTTTCCAATAGCAGCTGTCTTCGCTAGTATTTATTCCATGACAGCAATAGCCCTGGACAG GTACATGGCTATCATCCACCCACTCCAGCAGCGCCTGTCGTCCGCTGAGACCAAGCTGGTGGTGGGGGTGATCTGGGCCCTGGCGCTGCTCCTGGCTTTCCCCCAGTACTATTTTTCCAGCACCGCTCAGCTACCAGGACGAACCGTGTGCTACATCAACTGGCCTGAGTACAGTGTGTGGGATTTCCAAAAGAC GTATTACGTCTGTGTGGTCGTGCTTATCTACTTTCTGCCTTTGCTCGTCATGGGTTGTGCTTACCTGGTGGTGGGATGCACTCTCTGGGCGAGTGAGATTCCCGGAGACTCTTCAGACCGCTACCGAGAGCAGCTAACCGCCAAACGGAAG GTGGTGAAGATGATGATTGTCGTTGTGTGCACCTTCGCCATCTGCTGGCTACCCTACCATGTCTACTTCCTGTTGCACCAGTTCCTTCCCCACTTGTTTGAGCAACGGTACATCCAGCAAGTGTACTTAGGAATTATGTGGCTTGCCATGAGCTCCACCATGTACAATCCCATCATCTACTGTCTTCTCAATGACAG GTTTCGAGCTGGATTCCAGCAGGCATTCTCCTGGTGTCCTTGTGTCCCTCAAGGCTCATACGAAGGTCTGGAGCTCAAGTCCACTCGCTATCTTCAGACGCAGGCCAGCTTTTACCGTGCCAGCCGAATGGAGACCACGGTATCCACAGTGATGCCGGTTGTTGAGGGGGACCTTCAGGAGAACACAAATCGACGCTCCATAGATCTCACGTCTAATGGTTCTTCACAAAGCGCTTCAAAGACTGTATCAGAGTCATCCAGCTTCTATTCTAGCAACTATTTAGCTTAG
- the LOC113054672 gene encoding electrogenic sodium bicarbonate cotransporter 4-like yields the protein MRKSVFSLNELLSPDGKTKSYNEIGRAMATLMVDDLFSDVAYKARDREDLIAGIDEFLDEVIVLPPGEWDPKIRIEPPKKLPSAEMRKSVFSLNELEQPNGNLEVQRLQKKRTFQLLMN from the exons ATGAG GAAGTCTGTTTTCTCTCTGAATGAGCTGCTCAGTCCTGATGGCAAAACCAAATCCTACAATGAGATCGGTCGCGCCATGGCTACACTCATGGTTGACGAT CTGTTCAGTGACGTGGCCTATAAAGCCAGAGATCGTGAGGACTTGATTGCTGGGATTGATGAGTTTTTGGATGAGGTGATCGTTCTTCCTCCTGGAGAATGGGACCCCAAGATCCGCATCGAACCCCCGAAGAAACTGCCTTCCGCAGAGATGAG GAAGTCTGTTTTCTCTCTGAATGAGCTGGAGCAGCCGAATGGGAATTTGGAGGTGCAGCGTCTGCAGAAGAAGAGGACCTTCCAGCTCCTCATGAACTAG